Sequence from the Segatella copri genome:
AGAATATAAAACTAGCTTCAGATAGGACGGCAACCAACATTGGTATAGACGATTTTGCTAAAAGGAAAGGCTATTCGTATGGTAGTGCCATCGTCAATCATGACACTGGTCAAGTGTTGGAATTGATTGATTCTAGAGACTCCGAAAAGGTCGCTGAAGTCCTGAGCCTCTATCATCATGTGTCCACCATCACTCGCGATAGGGGCAAGTGTTACATCAAGGCTATAAAGAAGGCTCTTCCTGCAGCAACTGTTGTCGCAGACAAATTCCATATTATGGAAAATTTGACGAAAGCACTTTTCCCACAAGTCCAAAGCCGCTTCTTGCATGAAAGAAAACGTTTGTTGGACAAAAGTGAAATTGGTCCCAAACCTCCAGTCTTAGATCAATCCTGGGTGCTACAAGGTATTTATGCATCTTTGGACTCAATGAGTAAAGACGTGGAAAAAGCTAAAACATTGGCTAAGCGGAAGTTGTGTCTTCAAATGCATGTAAATCAAGAGCTCTCTATAAAGGATATCCATGACAAAACAGGCTATAGCAGTTGCGAGATTAAGAAACTGCTAGATGCAACTTATGAGAGTTTTCTCAACCCTAGCCAACTATGGGTATATAAAAATGTGAAGTACATATCAGATAGAATCTTAGAGAAAAAGACTTTGGAATACTCAGGTGTGGTCAAGGGCGTTCATGGTTCGGGGAAAAAGTATGCAATGAAAATGTTGCTGTCCATTCTGAGGGAGAAATGGAAAAATGAATATGGGGAGTACAAAGAAAGAATGAGGAAATTTCTATCAAAAGAAAGCATACGAATGGAAGAGCATGATCTTTGGAACGCAATTGTACACTTTAATTCAAGACCAAAGACGGAATCTGTCAAGATTTTCATGCAACAAAAAAACATGTATGATTTGAAATACTTTGTCTCCACATTTCAAGGGATATTGAGTGGAGAGAACAAAATGGGACTATACAAATGGATAAATATGGCCATTGGATGTGGGGTGGATGGAATAGAAAAGTTTGCCATGGGTTTGCTTGACGACTACCAGGCCATCAAGAATTCCATTACCAGCAAATGGAACAATGGAATTCTTGAAGGAACGGTATGCAAGATAAAAACAGTAAAACGAATTATGGCAGGACGAGCCTCCATCACCTTGTTGGAGAAAAAGGTTGCGCTTAAGCTTTAGCACTATGTGCACCAAAATTTGCGAAGAGCCAACATGTTCCTATGCGTAAAGGATCTTTGTTTCTCAAACATTCCATCAAAAACCGATTTGTATAAATACTATTGCCATCGTTTCTCCTTGGGAAAATGTTTGAGAGAGATAAAAAGAAAATTTTCGACGACATCTATTGTTTGGCCTTTCGATCTACATGCAGTGATTACAAAGTCACAATTCATTTGTAGTATTTCGGTTCAGGGGAGATTGTCCGTGTATAGACAATCTCTCCTGAGCCCATTTATGTCATTTTTTGGGAACGAGAAAATGGGAAAGTGACGAAAAGTGGTAAAACTACCACTTTTTGCTTGTAAATCACCCTCGCTAATCTTATGCAAAGATACGCTTTTCTTCTGAAAGATGCAAGGATTTACTGGAAAATTTTTTAGGGTGAGGAAGATAAAAAGAATAAGGTGTATCCTCGCTTGCCCGATGTATGGGGCAAGAAGGATATACCTTATTACATTATAGTTTTCCCTTTCCCAGATCAAAGTACAGAATGCTGATGGAATATATTATATACCAAAGCTTTTGCCCTTATAGGGTGTAGTTTGCATAGCGATATTTCACCTAGTGCGGTGTCCTGAGCTATGTGGCTCATTGCTCATTCAGCCCGCCTTGGCTGTTACTATCTGTAACTGTTCGTGTAGTTTTTTACAAACGAGTAATAGTTATGGATTAGGATAATCTGGATTAATACCTCTAGGCAGGAAATATCCCTTGATGCAGTTTGGATTGCAGACACATATCTGAATATGGTTCTTTTCTCTAAATCCCGCATTAGGATAAAGTTCTTGCCCCTCCCAAAATACACCCTTCACGGAATCGTAAGGATGCTGGTTGGCTTTTGCATTAATTCTTCTGGCTGTTTGAACAACAGCACAATCTAATTTTCTAATCAACAAATCTGTTGATTTGCCAATTGTTTCATTTCTAGGTAATGGCATGTTAGCATCAGCATAAAGTTCTTTGAGTACAGAATAAGAAGTTTTTAATTCTTGCAAATAAAAACTATCTGTTAAATCCAGACAATAGCCAAGGTCTATAATTGCACCTATTACGGCTGGTTCTTTTACACTGGAGCTTTTTCTTGTTGACAATTGTTTAGCCCATTGCCAGGCCCTATCTTCATTATTTTCCCAAAAATATATACCATTGCCTAGCCAGTCATAGTCATTGGCGCTAGCAAGAAGTTCTGTTTTGCCAGCAATCACTGCATCCACTACAGATTTGTCACAGCCATGAAACCCAACAACAAGGTTGGATCTTCTTGAATATAGAGACTCTTTCATCGTAGGTGTGGTGCTAATTGCCCATCAGGGAGCAGGATGCCTGCTTCCTTAAGAAACTTTATCGCATTTTCTTTGCTAGCAGTAATCTCTTTGATTACAGCTTGCATCCTTTCTTGTCTTTTGCTATCAAATAATTCCATATTTACCTCCTATTTTAAAGGATTAATACTATTCGACTGCAAAGATACGCTTTTCTTCTGAAAGATGCAAGGAATTATTGGAAAATATTTGAGACTGAGGGAGATAAAAAGAAAAAGGTGTATCCCGCTTGCCCGACATGTTGGGCAAGAAGGATACACCTTATTGATATTTAAATCTTGTTCGGATTTTTATTTGTATGCATCAGTACAACTTGGATTGTTGTAGTCTCTAACTGCTGCATTGTTGTTTACTTCGTTGATAGAGATTGGCCAGTTCATCCAAGCAGGACGATTTGGTATATGATAGATATAGCAAGGGTAAACTGGAGAGTAAACTGGCTTATCATGGAGAATACAAGCCATACTTTGAGTATATCGCCGACTGCCTGAAGAAGTACTCCTCCCAGCGAGACAAGCAGAAGGGAGAGGCTTTCGTGCACGGCTTCACCTTGGCGATGACAAGCCAGAACAAGTTCTATCGCCCCATCTCTGAGCTGGACAATGACGGCGGCTATGCCGACATCTTCCTCTCTCCGCTCTGTGACATCTACAAGGACATGGTAGATTCATATATCATCGAGTTGAAATATTGCAAGAGCCAAACCACAGATGAGCAAGTAAAAAAGCTCTTCGAGGAGGCTTCAGCTCAAATCTCTCGCTATGCGGACAGTGATATGGTCAGAGAAGCAGTAAAGACTACAAAGCTCCACATGCTGGTGGTTATCTACCGCGGAGCGGAAATGGTGGCTTGCGAGGAGGTATAAAACTGTTTCAACCATACAGGTCGAAAATGTTTGAGAGAGATAAAAAGAAAATTTTCGACGACATCTATTGTTTGGCCTTTCGATCTACATGCAGTGATTACAAAGTCACAATTCATTTGTAGTATTTCGGTTCAGGGGAGATTGTCCGTGTATAGACAATCTCTCCTGAACTCATTTATGTCATTTTTTGGGAACGAGAAAATGGGAAAGTGACGAAAAGTGGTAAAACTACCACTTTTTGCTTCTAAAGACAGATAACTGGGAGGTCAGGTTTGTTACCTGTCCAATAGCAAGAATGCCCTATAATCTAAGGATAGAGCGGCTAGTGCGCACACCTTTTTAGTATAATAAATCTAAAAATTTTTGGTTAGAACTCTACTTTCGCATATCTTTGCACTTAAAAAAAGTGGCACATGTGCCATAAATTTTAAGTAGAGGCATTTAGGAGTACGAAATCGGATGTTACTATTGCCGTCTGAGTTCCGCAAGGTTTTAAAGTACATCAATGAGCGACTGATCCGATGGGTGATGCGTAAGTACAAGCGCTTCTCCAAGGGTAAGAAGTTTAGCAAAGCGTATGAATGGCTTGTGGAGTATGCGGCACACAACAGAAATGAGTTTTTACCCTGGGTAAAGGGATTTGTACCCTATCCACGTCTAGGTTAATAAAGAATATAAACTTATGAACAAAAGAGTTAAGTGCGAAGAGCCTTGTGATGGGAGGCTGTCAAGCATGGTTCCGAGAGAAGGGTGGGTGAAATTCCCTCCACTTACTCGACAGCAGAACTGAAATCTTGGTACCATTTGCAGCGATACAAGCGGTACCGATTGCAGTGATAGCATGGTACCGATTATCCACGGACAATCTCTCCTGAGCCAGTATTTACCTCAGTTCGGGATAAGAAATATTGTCATGTATTGAGAATCTTTGTTTCTCAAATATTCCATCAAAAACCGATTTGTATAAATACTATTGCCATCGTTTCTTCTTGGGAAAGCCCATAAATGTTATGGAAGACACTATATTGGCTAGTTCTTTCTTACGCTACTTTGTTTTTATAGAGGAAAGATACGCTTTTCTGTCGAATGAAGCAAGGAATAAAGGAAGTTTTTTCTTGGATGTTTTTCGGGTGGAGAGAAAAATAAAAAAAGGTGTGCCCACTGCGCTCTATGACGAGCGGCGAGTGAGCACACCTTAATTATCGTAATACAAAAATTACCAATTATATTTCGGACTATCACCTACAGGAGCAGATGGTGTAGGGTTGTTCTCAGTGATTCCTGTATTGTATGAAGTCTCAGCCCTTGGCAAGCAACGATTCATCCATTCTGGAGTCTCTTGCATATTCCAACGATACAACTCAGGGTGATTGCTGTTTTCGTAGCTACGTATGATACCCTTCTTCAAGCGCTTGATATCATAAGTAGCTAAACCTTCTCCCCAGAACTCTGTTCGACGCTCCCACCAAACTTCATTTTGGAATTTGCTGGTAGAAGTATTGTAGTATGCCTCATTGTGAGTGCCATATACATACTGAGGGTCACGTGTCTTAGCAAAGGTGGTAAGCAACTGAATACCTTCTGCTTCTCGACCACTTTGCATACCTACAGCTTCAGCCTCGATAAGTTTCATTTCCTCCACACGCATCAAAGGGATATCCATACACCAACCTACATATTGATCCATTACTCCAGCTGCACCGCCAGCATTCTTGAATTTAGCGGTAATACCACCCAAAGAATGTTTGTTGGCTTT
This genomic interval carries:
- a CDS encoding group II intron maturase-specific domain-containing protein, whose amino-acid sequence is MLLLPSEFRKVLKYINERLIRWVMRKYKRFSKGKKFSKAYEWLVEYAAHNRNEFLPWVKGFVPYPRLG
- a CDS encoding ISL3 family transposase; this translates as METIANICKGTENLGNNQTDLKLNAFEVGENLVAFLIPHFANFVIINYTITEDEVALTLKSKSTCACCDRCHIETHHTRGWQKRKVTMPPLGGKRFTLILYMRKFHCKADGHFFTEQQPDWLNKYARFSIDCTRLMNQVHLQMSSVSASRILSDMGIHCCPNTCINHLKNIKLASDRTATNIGIDDFAKRKGYSYGSAIVNHDTGQVLELIDSRDSEKVAEVLSLYHHVSTITRDRGKCYIKAIKKALPAATVVADKFHIMENLTKALFPQVQSRFLHERKRLLDKSEIGPKPPVLDQSWVLQGIYASLDSMSKDVEKAKTLAKRKLCLQMHVNQELSIKDIHDKTGYSSCEIKKLLDATYESFLNPSQLWVYKNVKYISDRILEKKTLEYSGVVKGVHGSGKKYAMKMLLSILREKWKNEYGEYKERMRKFLSKESIRMEEHDLWNAIVHFNSRPKTESVKIFMQQKNMYDLKYFVSTFQGILSGENKMGLYKWINMAIGCGVDGIEKFAMGLLDDYQAIKNSITSKWNNGILEGTVCKIKTVKRIMAGRASITLLEKKVALKL
- a CDS encoding PD-(D/E)XK nuclease domain-containing protein, which gives rise to MASSSKQDDLVYDRYSKGKLESKLAYHGEYKPYFEYIADCLKKYSSQRDKQKGEAFVHGFTLAMTSQNKFYRPISELDNDGGYADIFLSPLCDIYKDMVDSYIIELKYCKSQTTDEQVKKLFEEASAQISRYADSDMVREAVKTTKLHMLVVIYRGAEMVACEEV